From Larus michahellis chromosome 8, bLarMic1.1, whole genome shotgun sequence, one genomic window encodes:
- the UQCRH gene encoding cytochrome b-c1 complex subunit 6, mitochondrial gives MGLRDSVVHAGEPEEEEEEELVDPLTTIREHCEQTEKCVKARERLELCDARVSSRSQTEEQCTEELFDFLHARDHCVAHKLFKNLK, from the exons atggggctgcgggacaGCGTCGTGCACGCCGGGGAGCCCGAG gaggaggaggaggaagagctggtg gaTCCCTTAACCACCATCCGTGAGCACTGCGAGCAGACGGAGAAATGCGTGAAGGCGCGGGAGCGGCTGGAGCTGTGCGACGCCCGGGTCTCCTCCAGGTCCCAGACAGAAGAGCAGTGCACAGAGGAGCTTTTTGACTTCCTGCACGCCAGGGACCACTGC GTTGCTCACAAACTCTTTAAGAACCTGAAGTGA
- the LOC141747272 gene encoding vitamin D3 hydroxylase-associated protein, translating into MTEVRLWQVLDPSWADPRTLSALLCSSAAAVVLVKWLGRRQIQQKMEEARRTRDLALERMEKAAHRFKQENPGTQTAHILSLTMVELAEKLKEGSLSPESVLYSYMGKALEVTREVNCVVDFIHGCEDQLQKLKKQKEKGLLYGIPVSIKDHINCKGHVSSGGMVKFLGQVMEEDSVIVQVLKSQGAIPFVKTNIPQTMINYDCSNLIFGQTLNPLDHQKSPGGSSGGEGALIAGGGSILGIGSDVAGSIRLPSSFCGLCGLKPTGNRISKLGVVSSITGMKSVTGMLGPMARDVDSLALCMKALLCQEMFRLDPTVPPIPFNEEVYTSSKPLRIGYYEGDSYFQPSPSMKRAVQQTRKLLQDAGHTLVPFAPPKIDYVVDELFTRGIFSDGAAHLVDCFKGDIVDPNLKSQFNTYRLPTLVKRILAVILKPIYPRIARDLSALCGVGSAKNLWDQHGAVAVYCAEFIAKWRKLRLDVILCPALGPAFNHGYAGKLFAATSYTNLYNVLNFPAGVVPVSTVTRADEEELKHYRGHYGDPWDKRLKEAVEGAVGLPVAVQCVALPWQEELCLRFMKEVETLARGTKRNL; encoded by the exons ATGACCGAAGTGCGACTGTGGCAGGTCCTAGATCCATCCTGGGCAGACCCTCGCACCCTCTCGGCTCTGCTCTGTAGTTCAGCTGCAGCCGTTGTGCTAGTGAAATGGCTGGGACGTAGGCAGATCCAGCAGAAGATGGAGGAGGCAAGGAGGACACGGGATCTGGCCCTGGAGCGAATGGAGAAGGCAGCTCACAGGTTTAAGCAAGAG AACCCAGGCACCCAGACTGCACACATCCTTTCGTTGACGATGGTTGAGCTGGCAGAGAAGCTAAAGgaggggtccctgtccccagagagtgtccTCTACTCCTACATGGGCAAA GCTTTGGAGGTGACTCGGGAGGTGAACTGTGTGGTAGATTTCATTCATGGCTGTGAGGATCAGCTCCAGAAACtgaagaagcagaaggagaaggggCTGCTCTATGGCATTCCCGTCAGCATCAAGGACCACATTAACTGCAAG GGCCATGTCTCCTCTGGAGGGATGGTGAAGTTTCTGGGCCAAGTGATGGAAGAAGACAGTGTCATCGTCCAGGTTCTAAAGAGCCAGGGAGCAATCCCCTTTGTGAAAACCAACATCCCACAGACGATGATAAA CTATGACTGCAGCAACCTCATCTTTGGCCAGACGCTGAACCCTCTTGACCACCAGAAGAGCCCTGGGGGCTCCtcgggaggggagggagctctGATCGCAGGAGGAGGCTCCATCCTGGGCATCGGGTCGGATGTAGCTGGCAGCATCCGCCTGCCGTCCAGCTTCTGCGGGCTGTGCGGGCTCAAACCCACAGGCAACAGGATCAG CAAACTGGGTGTGGTTTCTTCTATCACAGGAATGAAATCAG TGACAGGGATGCTGGGGCCGATGGCGAGAGATGTGGACAGCCTGGCCCTCTGCATGAAGgcgctgctctgccaggagaTGTTCCGGCTGGACCCCACcgtgccccccatccccttcaATGAGGAG GTTTACACCAGTTCAAAGCCACTTCGGATTGGGTATTATGAAGGAGACAGCTATTTCCAGCCCTCACCCAGCATGAAACGGGCGGTCCAGCAGACAAGGAAGCTCCTCCAGGATGCAGGGCATACG CTTGTTCCCTTTGCACCACCCAAGATTGACTACGTGGTAGACGAGCTGTTCACCAGAGGGATTTTCTCGGATGGTGCTGCTCACCTGGTGGACTGCTT CAAAGGAGACATCGTGGATCCCAACCTGAAATCCCAGTTCAATACTTACAGGCTTCCTACTCTGGTGAAAAGGATCTTGGCTGTCATTTTGAAACCCATA TACCCACGAATCGCTCGGGATCTCAGCGCTCTCTGTGGAGTGGG GTCTGCCAAAAATCTCTGGGATCAGCATGGAGCAGTGGCG GTTTACTGTGCTGAATTCATTGCTAAATGGAGGAAGCTGAGGCTGGATGTGATTCTTTGTCCTGCGCTGGGGCCAGCCTTCAACCACGGCTACGCTGGGAAGCTCTTTG CGGCGACCTCCTATACCAATTTATACAACGTCTTAAACTTCCCTGCCGGGGTGGTGCCGGTCAGCACCGTCACAAGAGCCGACGAAGAAGAACTGAAGCATTACCGAGGGCACTACGGGGACCCTTGGGATAAGAGGCTGAAAGAG GCTGTGGAAggagccgtggggctgccggTGGCCGTCCAATGCGTGGCTCTGCCatggcaggaggagctgtgccTTCGCTTCATGAAGGAGGTGGAGACACTTGCCCGCGGCACAAAGAGAAATCTGTGA
- the NSUN4 gene encoding 5-cytosine rRNA methyltransferase NSUN4: MAGAMAAAAAGGMLLLLRRGRPPPGLGPAPRRYRYKEKWAATAPRIPPTRLALHHFDVTYSLQLRDQWPSVRAGLLCEQKYGALLNNFSAVRHVAQELELLNATDFVSPAPKKEAGRGDGVSPEGSGEGRTAARAETVTRAETSPPLRASIRSNIRCYTFPRGDITRFRPARPDTLGLLDYYLMDAASLLPVLALNVQPDDFVLDLCAAPGGKTLALLQTGICGHLAANDVSISRTKRLYQILHSYVPREIRETVRVTSYDGRDWGQLEGGTFHKVLVDVPCTTDRHSVMEQDNNIFHRRRTKERQMLPMLQLQLLMAGILATKPGGEVVYSTCSLSPLQNEHVIERAVEVAETQYNISVQVEDLSHFRMLFQDTFSFFSDCRLGELVLPHLTANFGPMYFCKLRRM, encoded by the exons atGGCGGgagcgatggcggcggcggcggcggggggaatgctgctgctgctgcggcgggggcggccgccgccggggctgggaCCGGCACCGCGGCGGTACCGGTACAAGGAGAAGTGG gctgCCACGGCCCCCCGCATCCCGCCCACGCGCCTGGCCCTGCACCACTTTGACGTGACCTACAGCCTGCAGCTGCGGGACCAGTGGCCCTCGGTGCGCGCCGGTCTGCTCTGCGAGCAGAAGTATGGTGCCCTTCTCAACAACTTCTCTGCCGTCCGCCACGTCGCCCaagagctggagctgctgaatGCCACCGATTTTGTTTCCCCAGCCCCCAAAAAGGAAGCGGGGAGAGGGGACGGCGTGTCCCCAGAGGGGTCTGGCGAGGGGAGGACGGCGGCGCGGGCAGAGACGGTGACACGGGCAGAGACGTCACCGCCGCTTCGTGCCTCCATCCGCTCCAACATCAGGTGTTACACCTTCCCCCGGGGCGACATCACGCGCTTTCGCCCTGCAAG GCCGGACACCCTGGGTCTCCTCGACTATTATCTCATGGACGCAGCATCTCTTCTGCCCGTCCTGGCGCTCAACGTGCAGCCGGATGACTTTGTCCTCGACCTCTGCGCGGCTCCGGGTGGCAAGAcgctggctctgctgcagaccgGGATTTGTG GACATCTGGCAGCCAACGACGTCTCCATCTCCCGGACGAAGAGGCTGTACCAGATTCTCCATAGCTACGTTCCCAGAGAAATCAGGGAGACTGTGCGCGTCACGTCCTACGACGGACGGGACTGGGGGCAGCTGGAAGGTGGCACTTTCCATAAG gtccTCGTGGACGTACCCTGCACGACGGACAGACACTCTGTCATGGAGCAGGACAACAACATCTTCCACAGGAGAAGGACCAAGGAGCGTCAGAtgttgcccatgctgcagctgcagctgctgat GGCTGGGATCCTCGCTACCAAGCCGGGAGGAGAGGTGGTGTATTCTACGTGCTCCCTCTCCCCGCTGCAGAACGAGCACGTCATCGAGAGAGCGGTTGAAGTCGCAGAGACCCAGTATAACATCAGTGTCCAGGTCGAGGACTTGAGCCACTTCAGGATGCTCTTCCAGGACACGTTTTCCTTCTTCTCGGATTGCCGGCTGGGGGAGCTTGTTCTGCCTCACCTCACAGCCAACTTTGGACCTATGTATTTCTGCAAATTACGTCGGATGTAG
- the LOC141747070 gene encoding vitamin D3 hydroxylase-associated protein-like, which yields MIQQQLRQLLPERDMDPSAALALLSGSAAAVVVWKWLGNRQIQKKMEEARRTRDEGVKKMAKVVQQFREQVPSVQTDAILSLPLLELTRRLREGSLSPKTVLYTYLEKALEVTRQTNCLRHFIPECEEQLQEIQRQEEKGLLYGIPVSIKDHIGHKGHLSTCGLVQCLGTVVQEDSVLVKVLKRQGAIPFAMTNVPQSLFSYDCSNPTFGQTLHPFNPQKSPGGSSGGEGALIAGGGSILGIGSDIGGSIRLPSSFCGLCGLKPTAERLSLSGVSGPVSGILAVPCAVGPMARDVDSLALCMKALLCQEMFWLDPAVPPIPFDEEVYSSSAPLRVGYYDTDGYFPLPPCMRRAVQETRGALQAAGHQLVPFSPPRIHYVMTELFLKTFFADGGRAWLDVFTGGIVDPSLKSQVNGCKIPRLGKKLLALILKPLFPRLADYLSALAGMRSVKEMWNHHHEIQAYRTEFIARWRELQLDVVLCPVLGPAFTTGYPGKLLTAISSTMLYNVLNFPAGVVPVSTVTEADEEELKLYRGCCGDHWDRTLKQAVAGAAGLPVAVQCVALPWRDELCLRFMKEVETLSREKRAA from the exons ATGATCCAGCAACAGCTGAGACAGCTCCTGCCAGAGAGGGACATGGATCCTTCTGCTGCCCTCGCCCTGCTCAGTGGCTCGGCGGCAGCCGTGGTGGTCTGGAAATGGCTGGGCAATAGGCAGAtccagaagaaaatggaagaggcTCGGAGGACCAGGGATGAGGGTGTGAAGAAAATGGCAAAGGTTGTCCAGCAGTTCAGGGAGCAG GTCCCCAGTGTCCAGACGGATGCCATcctgtccctgcccctgctggAACTCACTCGGAGACTGCGGGAAGGGTCTTTGTCCCCCAAGACTGTCCTCTACACGTACTTAGAGAAG GCCCTGGAAGTGACCCGTCAGACAAACTGCTTACGACATTTTATCCCAGAGTGTGAGGAGCAGCTCCAGGAAATACAACGGCAGGAGGAGAAAGGTCTGCTCTATGGCATTCCTGTCAGCATCAAGGATCACATCGGCCACAAG GGGCATCTGTCGACCTGTGGGCTTGTGCAGTGCCTGGGCACTGTGGTGCAGGAGGACAGCGTCCTAGTCAAAGTTTTGAAGAGACAGGGGGCCATTCCATTTGCAATGACCAACGTGCCACAATCCCTCTTCAG CTACGACTGCAGCAATCCCACCTTCGGCCAGACCTTGCACCCCTTCAACCCCCAGAAGAGCCCCGGGGGCTCCtcgggaggggagggagctctGATCGCAGGGGGAGGCTCCATCCTGGGCATCGGCTCGGACATCGGCGGCAGCATCCGCCTGCCGTCCAGCTTCTGCGGGCTGTGCGGGCTCAAACCCACCGCCGAAAGGCTCAG CCTGTCCGGAGTGAGTGGCCCAGTCAGTGGGATCCTGGCAG TTCCTTGTGCGGTGGGGCCGATGGCGAGGGACGTGGACAGCCTGGCCCTCTGCATGAAGgcgctgctctgccaggagaTGTTCTGGCTGGACCCCGCcgtgccccccatccccttcgATGAGGAG GTGTACTCCAGCTCCGCTCCTCTGCGGGTCGGGTACTACGACACCGACGGAtacttccccctgcccccttgCATGCGGCGAGCGGTGCAGGAAACCCGgggggctctgcaggcagccGGCCACCAG CTGGTGCCCTTTTCTCCACCTCGGATCCACTATGTCATGACTGAACTGTTTTTGAAGACGTTTTTTGCCGATGGAGGCCGTGCTTGGTTGGACGTGTT CACAGGAGGTATTGTAGATCCAAGCTTAAAATCACAGGTGAATGGCTGCAAGATCCCGAGGCTGGGGAAGAAGCTGCTGGCTCTGATTCTGAAACCTCTG TTTCCCCGCCTGGCTGACTACCTGAGCGCCTTGGCTGGAATGAG GTCAGTGAAGGAGATGTGGAATCATCACCATGAAATACAG gCATACCGCACCGAGTTCATCGCCCGGTGGAGGGAACTCCAGCTGGACGTTGTGCTGTGCCCTGTCCTGGGGCCTGCCTTCACCACAGGATACCCCGGGAAACTCCTCA cTGCCATCTCCTCCACGATGCTGTACAATGTCTTGAACTTCCCTGCTGGGGTTGTACCCGTCAGCACGGTGACAGAAGCCGATGAGGAAGAGCTAAAGCTTTACCGAGGATGCTGCGGTGACCACTGGGACCGGACGCTGAAACAG GCCGTGGCGGGAGCCGCGGGGCTGCCCGTGGCCGTGCAGTGCGTGGCCTTGCCGTGGCGGGACGAGCTGTGTCTGCGGTTCATGAAGGAGGTGGAGACcctcagccgggagaagagagCGGCGTAG